The following coding sequences are from one Ruminococcus flavefaciens AE3010 window:
- a CDS encoding GGGtGRT protein, whose product MALFESYERREKQILAVLKEYGISSIEECAEVCKAKGLDIYKLVEGIQPICFENAKWAYTVGCAIAIKKGCKRAADAAAAIGEGLQAFCIPGSVADQRKVGLGHGNLGKMLLEEDTECFAFLAGHESFAAAEGAIGIAEKANKVRQKPLRVILNGLGKDAAQIIARINGFTYIETEMDYATGEVKEVFRKAYSNGLRAKVNCYGANDVREGVAIMWKENVDVSITGNSTNPTRFQHPVAGTYKKERVDAGKKYFSVASGGGTGRTLHPDNMAAGPASYGMTDTLGRMHSDAQFAGSSSVPAHVEMMGLIGMGNNPMVGATVACAVAVEEAMK is encoded by the coding sequence ACGGCATCAGCTCCATCGAGGAGTGTGCTGAAGTATGCAAGGCTAAGGGACTCGACATCTACAAGCTCGTTGAGGGTATCCAGCCTATTTGTTTTGAAAACGCTAAGTGGGCTTACACTGTAGGCTGCGCTATCGCTATAAAGAAGGGCTGCAAGAGAGCTGCTGACGCTGCTGCTGCAATCGGCGAGGGCCTCCAGGCTTTCTGTATCCCCGGTTCAGTTGCCGATCAGCGTAAGGTTGGTCTCGGCCACGGTAACCTCGGCAAGATGCTCCTCGAAGAGGACACAGAGTGCTTCGCATTCCTGGCTGGCCACGAGTCATTCGCTGCTGCTGAGGGTGCTATCGGTATCGCTGAGAAGGCTAACAAGGTTCGTCAGAAGCCCCTCCGCGTTATCCTCAACGGTCTCGGCAAGGACGCTGCTCAGATCATCGCTCGTATCAACGGCTTCACATACATCGAGACAGAAATGGACTACGCTACAGGCGAAGTCAAGGAAGTATTCCGCAAGGCTTACTCAAACGGTCTCCGCGCTAAGGTAAACTGCTACGGCGCTAACGATGTAAGAGAAGGCGTTGCTATCATGTGGAAGGAGAACGTTGACGTTTCTATCACAGGTAACTCAACTAACCCAACACGTTTCCAGCACCCTGTTGCAGGTACATACAAGAAGGAGCGCGTTGACGCTGGCAAGAAGTACTTCTCAGTTGCTTCAGGCGGCGGTACAGGACGTACACTCCACCCAGACAACATGGCAGCAGGCCCTGCTTCCTACGGTATGACAGATACTCTCGGCCGTATGCACTCTGACGCTCAGTTCGCAGGTTCATCTTCTGTTCCTGCTCACGTTGAGATGATGGGACTCATCGGCATGGGCAACAACCCGATGGTTGGTGCAACAGTTGCTTGCGCAGTTGCTGTTGAAGAGGCTATGAAGTAA
- a CDS encoding DNA/RNA non-specific endonuclease, protein MKFKKIIAGIMSGICLISGSVFPVTVNAADYKLGDLNNDSKINAVDASETLSEYARTSTNKESEFTETQKQAADVNKDGKINAVDASNILSYYAYTSTSGTMDFEEYLINPPISKDKVPGKVPFNINDVPQYKDKPYVTVNNNNPFFDVHNYAATSFEYYSPLDNLSRCGICMACVGPDLMPTEARGEIGSVKPSGWQTVRYDDIIEDKYLYNRCHLIAYQLSGENANVCNLVTGTRYLNTEGMLPFENKTANYVLSTHNHVIYRVTPVFVENELVCRGVLMEAYSLEDKGDGICFNVFCYNVQPGIEINYSNGESKAIGTATTTTTATTTTTKITTKLTTIKVTTTTKATTAKPIVVTTTYIQSGSKYVANTNSHVFHYASCSSVNKMKESNKWYFNGSRDELIRQGYTPCQKCNP, encoded by the coding sequence ATTTAAATAATGATAGCAAAATCAATGCTGTTGATGCCTCGGAAACACTTTCGGAGTATGCCAGAACATCTACAAACAAAGAAAGTGAATTTACCGAGACGCAGAAACAGGCGGCTGATGTAAATAAAGATGGAAAGATAAATGCAGTAGATGCCTCGAATATTCTTTCTTATTATGCCTATACATCAACGAGCGGTACTATGGATTTTGAGGAATATCTTATAAATCCACCTATTTCAAAGGATAAAGTCCCAGGAAAAGTTCCTTTTAATATAAATGATGTTCCGCAATATAAAGATAAACCTTATGTTACTGTGAATAATAATAATCCATTTTTTGATGTCCACAATTATGCAGCTACTTCATTTGAATATTATAGTCCATTAGATAATCTGTCGCGATGCGGAATATGTATGGCTTGTGTTGGTCCTGATCTCATGCCTACAGAGGCAAGAGGGGAGATAGGTAGTGTTAAGCCGTCTGGCTGGCAAACTGTGAGATATGATGATATTATCGAGGATAAATATCTCTATAATCGTTGTCATCTCATAGCTTATCAATTGTCTGGGGAAAACGCTAATGTATGTAATCTTGTAACAGGTACACGATATCTTAACACAGAGGGAATGCTTCCTTTTGAGAATAAAACAGCAAATTATGTTCTTTCTACTCATAATCATGTAATTTATAGAGTTACTCCTGTTTTTGTAGAAAATGAGCTGGTTTGCCGTGGAGTATTAATGGAAGCATATTCTCTTGAAGATAAAGGCGACGGTATATGCTTTAATGTTTTTTGTTATAATGTTCAGCCAGGTATTGAGATAAATTATTCTAACGGCGAAAGCAAGGCGATTGGCACTGCCACAACAACTACAACAGCGACTACCACCACAACCAAAATAACAACTAAGCTTACAACAATAAAAGTGACGACTACAACTAAAGCAACAACTGCCAAGCCTATTGTTGTAACGACAACCTACATTCAATCAGGTTCAAAATATGTTGCAAATACAAATTCTCATGTTTTTCATTATGCTTCATGTTCATCGGTAAATAAAATGAAAGAAAGTAACAAATGGTATTTTAACGGTTCGCGAGATGAATTGATAAGGCAAGGATATACACCATGTCAGAAATGCAATCCTTAA